A single Brassica rapa cultivar Chiifu-401-42 chromosome A04, CAAS_Brap_v3.01, whole genome shotgun sequence DNA region contains:
- the LOC103863259 gene encoding protein NRT1/ PTR FAMILY 8.1 isoform X1 produces MGFAHIYPKTMEEEKDVYTEDGTVDIHKNPANKKKTGNWKACRFILGNECCERLAYYGMGTNLVNYLESRLNQGNATAANNVTNWSGTCYITPLIGAFLADAYLGRYWTIATFVFIYVSGMTLLTLSASVPGLKPGNCNGDTCHPNSGQTAVFFVALYMIALGTGGIKPCVSSFGADQFDENDEAEKLKKSSFFNWFYFSINVGALVAATVLVWIQMNVGWGWGFGVPTVAMVIAVVFFFLGSRYYRLQRPGGSPLTRIFQVIVAAFRKVSVTVPEDKSLLFETADDESNITGSRKLEHTDNLKFFDKAAVESHSDSIKDGEVNPWRLCSVTQVEELKSIITLLPVWASGIVFATVYSQMNTMFVLQGNTMDQHMGKNFEIPSASLSLFDTVSVLFWTPVYDQFIVPFARKFTRQERGFTQLQRMGIGLVISIFAMVTAGVLEVVRLDYVKSHNAYDDKKIPMSIFWQIPQYLLVGCAEVFTFIGQLEFFYDQAPDAMRSLCSALSLTTVALGNYLSTVLVTVVMKLTKKNGKPGWIPDNLNRGHLDYFFYLLAVLSFLNFLVYLWISKRYKYKKAIGRAH; encoded by the exons ATGGGGTTTGCTCATATATACCCAAA GACTATGGAAGAAGAAAAGGATGTGTATACTGAAGATGGAACTGTCGATATTCACAAAAACCCTGCCAACAAGAAGAAGACCGGAAACTGGAAAGCTTGCCGTTTCATTCTCG GAAATGAATGCTGTGAAAGATTGGCGTACTATGGAATGGGAACTAACCTCGTGAACTATCTTGAGAGTCGTCTGAATCAAGGCAACGCTACTGCTGCAAACAACGTCACCAACTGGTCTGGAACGTGTTACATAACTCCTTTGATTGGTGCCTTTCTAGCTGATGCTTATCTTGGACGTTACTGGACTATTGCAAcctttgttttcatatatgtctCC GGCATGACTCTTTTGACCCTATCAGCTTCAGTTCCTGGACTTAAACCCGGTAACTGCAACGGCGACACGTGTCACCCCAACTCTGGCCAGACAGCTGTTTTCTTTGTTGCCCTTTACATGATCGCGCTTGGGACAGGAGGTATAAAGCCGTGTGTTTCCTCCTTTGGAGCTGATCAGTTCGATGAGAATGACGAAGCCGAGAAGCTGAAGAAAAGCTCTTTCTTCAACTGGTTCTACTTCTCCATCAACGTTGGAGCTCTTGTTGCCGCCACTGTTCTTGTCTGGATACAGATGAACGTTGGCTGGGGATGGGGTTTCGGTGTTCCGACAGTGGCTATGGTCATTGCGGTTGTGTTTTTCTTCTTGGGGAGTCGTTACTACAGGCTTCAGAGACCTGGAGGGAGTCCACTCACACGGATCTTTCAGGTTATTGTTGCTGCTTTTAGGAAGGTGAGTGTTACGGTTCCAGAGGACAAGTCTCTGCTCTTTGAAACTGCAGATGATGAGAGTAATATCACAGGTAGCAGGAAGCTTGAGCACACAGACAACTTAAA GTTTTTCGACAAGGCAGCGGTTGAGAGTCACTCAGATAGCATCAAAGACGGTGAGGTGAATCCATGGAGACTCTGCTCAGTAACACAAGTAGAAGAGCTCAAGTCTATAATCACTCTTCTTCCAGTATGGGCCTCAGGGATAGTCTTTGCCACAGTGTACAGCCAAATGAACACAATGTTCGTCTTACAAGGAAACACAATGGACCAACACATGGGGAAAAACTTCGAGATCCCATCGGCTTCCCTCTCGCTTTTCGACACGGTCAGTGTACTCTTCTGGACTCCTGTCTACGACCAGTTCATTGTCCCGTTCGCAAGAAAGTTCACACGTCAAGAACGTGGCTTCACTCAGCTTCAACGTATGGGAATAGGTCTCGTGATCTCCATCTTTGCCATGGTCACTGCAGGTGTCTTGGAGGTCGTGAGGCTCGACTACGTCAAAAGCCACAACGCTTATGATGATAAGAAGATCCCCATGTCGATCTTCTGGCAGATACCTCAGTATTTACTTGTTGGGTGTGCTGAAGTTTTCACCTTTATAGGCCAGCTTGAGTTTTTCTATGACCAGGCTCCTGATGCCATGAGGAGTCTCTGCTCTGCTTTGTCTTTGACCACTGTTGCGCTTGGGAACTACTTGAGCACGGTTCTTGTGACGGTTGTGATGAAACTGACTAAGAAGAATGGTAAACCGGGTTGGATACCGGATAACTTGAACCGGGGGCATCTTGATTACTTTTTCTACTTGCTGGCGGTTCTGAGTTTCCTCAACTTCTTGGTGTACCTATGGATCTCAAAACGCTACAAGTACAAGAAAGCTATAGGTCGGGCACATTGA
- the LOC103863259 gene encoding protein NRT1/ PTR FAMILY 8.1 isoform X2, whose product MEEEKDVYTEDGTVDIHKNPANKKKTGNWKACRFILGNECCERLAYYGMGTNLVNYLESRLNQGNATAANNVTNWSGTCYITPLIGAFLADAYLGRYWTIATFVFIYVSGMTLLTLSASVPGLKPGNCNGDTCHPNSGQTAVFFVALYMIALGTGGIKPCVSSFGADQFDENDEAEKLKKSSFFNWFYFSINVGALVAATVLVWIQMNVGWGWGFGVPTVAMVIAVVFFFLGSRYYRLQRPGGSPLTRIFQVIVAAFRKVSVTVPEDKSLLFETADDESNITGSRKLEHTDNLKFFDKAAVESHSDSIKDGEVNPWRLCSVTQVEELKSIITLLPVWASGIVFATVYSQMNTMFVLQGNTMDQHMGKNFEIPSASLSLFDTVSVLFWTPVYDQFIVPFARKFTRQERGFTQLQRMGIGLVISIFAMVTAGVLEVVRLDYVKSHNAYDDKKIPMSIFWQIPQYLLVGCAEVFTFIGQLEFFYDQAPDAMRSLCSALSLTTVALGNYLSTVLVTVVMKLTKKNGKPGWIPDNLNRGHLDYFFYLLAVLSFLNFLVYLWISKRYKYKKAIGRAH is encoded by the exons ATGGAAGAAGAAAAGGATGTGTATACTGAAGATGGAACTGTCGATATTCACAAAAACCCTGCCAACAAGAAGAAGACCGGAAACTGGAAAGCTTGCCGTTTCATTCTCG GAAATGAATGCTGTGAAAGATTGGCGTACTATGGAATGGGAACTAACCTCGTGAACTATCTTGAGAGTCGTCTGAATCAAGGCAACGCTACTGCTGCAAACAACGTCACCAACTGGTCTGGAACGTGTTACATAACTCCTTTGATTGGTGCCTTTCTAGCTGATGCTTATCTTGGACGTTACTGGACTATTGCAAcctttgttttcatatatgtctCC GGCATGACTCTTTTGACCCTATCAGCTTCAGTTCCTGGACTTAAACCCGGTAACTGCAACGGCGACACGTGTCACCCCAACTCTGGCCAGACAGCTGTTTTCTTTGTTGCCCTTTACATGATCGCGCTTGGGACAGGAGGTATAAAGCCGTGTGTTTCCTCCTTTGGAGCTGATCAGTTCGATGAGAATGACGAAGCCGAGAAGCTGAAGAAAAGCTCTTTCTTCAACTGGTTCTACTTCTCCATCAACGTTGGAGCTCTTGTTGCCGCCACTGTTCTTGTCTGGATACAGATGAACGTTGGCTGGGGATGGGGTTTCGGTGTTCCGACAGTGGCTATGGTCATTGCGGTTGTGTTTTTCTTCTTGGGGAGTCGTTACTACAGGCTTCAGAGACCTGGAGGGAGTCCACTCACACGGATCTTTCAGGTTATTGTTGCTGCTTTTAGGAAGGTGAGTGTTACGGTTCCAGAGGACAAGTCTCTGCTCTTTGAAACTGCAGATGATGAGAGTAATATCACAGGTAGCAGGAAGCTTGAGCACACAGACAACTTAAA GTTTTTCGACAAGGCAGCGGTTGAGAGTCACTCAGATAGCATCAAAGACGGTGAGGTGAATCCATGGAGACTCTGCTCAGTAACACAAGTAGAAGAGCTCAAGTCTATAATCACTCTTCTTCCAGTATGGGCCTCAGGGATAGTCTTTGCCACAGTGTACAGCCAAATGAACACAATGTTCGTCTTACAAGGAAACACAATGGACCAACACATGGGGAAAAACTTCGAGATCCCATCGGCTTCCCTCTCGCTTTTCGACACGGTCAGTGTACTCTTCTGGACTCCTGTCTACGACCAGTTCATTGTCCCGTTCGCAAGAAAGTTCACACGTCAAGAACGTGGCTTCACTCAGCTTCAACGTATGGGAATAGGTCTCGTGATCTCCATCTTTGCCATGGTCACTGCAGGTGTCTTGGAGGTCGTGAGGCTCGACTACGTCAAAAGCCACAACGCTTATGATGATAAGAAGATCCCCATGTCGATCTTCTGGCAGATACCTCAGTATTTACTTGTTGGGTGTGCTGAAGTTTTCACCTTTATAGGCCAGCTTGAGTTTTTCTATGACCAGGCTCCTGATGCCATGAGGAGTCTCTGCTCTGCTTTGTCTTTGACCACTGTTGCGCTTGGGAACTACTTGAGCACGGTTCTTGTGACGGTTGTGATGAAACTGACTAAGAAGAATGGTAAACCGGGTTGGATACCGGATAACTTGAACCGGGGGCATCTTGATTACTTTTTCTACTTGCTGGCGGTTCTGAGTTTCCTCAACTTCTTGGTGTACCTATGGATCTCAAAACGCTACAAGTACAAGAAAGCTATAGGTCGGGCACATTGA
- the LOC103863262 gene encoding ataxin-3 homolog, with protein sequence MERTSNGGMLYHEVQEANLCAVHCVNTVLQGPFFSEFDLAAVASDLDEKERQVMLEGAAAADFFSEESHNVSLGGDFSIQVLQKALEVWDLQVIPLNCPDAEPAQIDPELENAFICHLHDHWFCIRKVSGEWYNFDSLLAAPQHLSKFYLSAFLDSLKGSGWSIFIVKGSFPRECPMSSSSEASNGFGQWLCPEDAERILKETSSTQSSSSSSAVNNRSSDNVDQQRPYQALSREEVRTFSEMEDDDLKAAIAASLLDASAAGANLGAVGITSQREETEKQK encoded by the exons ATGGAGCGAACGAGCAACGGAGGAATGTTGTACCACGAGGTTCAGGAAGCTAATCTTTGCGCCGTTCACTGCGTCAACACCGTCCTCCAGGGACCCttcttctccgagtttgatttGGCCGCCGTCGCTTCCGATCTCGACGAGAAGGAGCGTCAGGTCATGCTCGAAGGCGCCGCCGCCGCCGATTTCTTCTCGGAGGAGTCTCACAATGTCTCCCTCGGCGGCGATTTCAGTATCCAG GTCTTGCAGAAGGCTTTGGAAGTGTGGGATTTACAAGTGATTCCACTCAACTGTCCCGATGCAGAGCCTGCGCAGATCGACCCCGAGCTTGAGAACGCCTTCATCTGCCACTTGCATGACCATTGGTTTTGCATAAGGAAAGTGAGCGGCGAATGGTATAACTTCGACAGCCTCCTCGCTGCACCCCAACACCTATCGAAGTTCTACCTTTCTGCGTTTCTTGACTCTCTGAAAGGCTCGGGATGGAGTATCTTCATAGTGAAAGGAAGCTTCCCTCGGGAGTGTCCCATGTCGTCTTCTTCTGAGGCTTCCAACGGTTTTGGACAGTGGCTTTGTCCTGAAGACGCAGAGAGAATACTAAAGGAGACAAGCTCGACGcagagttcttcttcttcttctgctgtaAACAACAGAAGTAGTGACAATGTTGATCAGCAAAGACCGTATCAGGCGTTGTCGCGTGAGGAAGTGAGGACTTTTTCAGAGATGGAAGATGATGATTTGAAGGCAGCGATTGCAGCGAGTTTGTTAGATGCTTCTGCGGCTGGGGCTAATCTTGGAGCTGTTGGGATTACTTCTCAGAGGGAGGAAACTGAGAAACAAAAGTAG
- the LOC103863260 gene encoding mitochondrial uncoupling protein 1 isoform X1: protein MVTADSKPDLTLPKTFACSAFAACVGEVCTIPLDTAKVRLQLQKSAIAGDVTLPKYRGLLGTVGTIAREEGLRSLWKGIVPGLHRQCLCGGLRIGMYEPVKNLYVGKDHVGDVPLSKKILAGLTTGALGIIVANPTDLVKVRLQAEGKLAAGVPKRYTGALNAYSTIVRQVVIMLSWKLRLCISLLKALLQIYLIWLWQEGVRALWTGLGPNVARNAIINAAELASYDQVKQTILKIPGFTDNVVTHILSGLGAGFFAVCIGSPVDVVKSRMMGDSAYKNTIDCFVKTLQSDGPMAFYKGFIPNFGRLGSWNVIMFLTLEQAKKYVRELESSKK from the exons ATGGTAACTGCTGATAGCAAACCCGACCTTACGTTGCCCAAAACTTTCGCCTGCAGTGCCTTCGCTGCCTGCGTCGGCGAG GTATGTACGATTCCGTTGGACACTGCCAAAGTTAGGCTTCAACTCCAAAAGTCTGCCATAGCTGGAGATGTTACGCTGCCTAAATACCGTGGACTGTTGGGAACTGTTGGTACCATTGCAAGGGAGGAAGGCCTTCGTTCACTATGGAAAGGTATTGTACCGGGACTGCATCGTCAGTGCCTCTGTGGAGGTCTAAGAATCGGAATGTATGAGCCG GTAAAAAACTTGTACGTAGGGAAAGACCATGTAGGTGATGTTCCGTTGAGCAAGAAAATCCTTGCTGGTTTGACAACAG GCGCTTTGGGTATCATAGTAGCGAATCCCACTGATCTTGTGAAAGTTAGACTTCAGGCTGAAGGAAAACTAGCGGCAGGTGTTCCAAAACGGTATACTGGAGCGCTGAATGCGTATTCAACAATTGTGAGACAGGTAGTTATCATGTTGTCATGGAAACTGAGACTATGCATAAGTTTGCTTAAAGCCCTGCTTCAAATCTATTTGATCTGGCTCTGGCAGGAAGGAGTCCGAGCTCTTTGGACTGGTCTTGGACCAAATGTAGCACGAAACGCTATCATCAACGCTGCTGAATTAGCAAGTTACGATCAAGTGAAACAG aCAATCTTGAAGATTCCTGGTTTCACTGATAACGTTGTCACACATATTCTATCTGGACTGGGAGCAGGGTTCTTTGCTGTATGCATCGGTTCCCCTGTTGACGTG GTGAAATCAAGAATGATGGGTGATTCTGCTTACAAAAACACTATAGACTGCTTCGTCAAAACACTACAGAGCGAC GGTCCTATGGCATTTTACAAAGGCTTCATCCCCAACTTTGGACGCCTTGGCTCATGGAACGTCATCATGTTTTTGACACTTGAACAG GCAAAGAAGTATGTCCGGGAACTAGAATCGtccaaaaaataa
- the LOC103863260 gene encoding mitochondrial uncoupling protein 1 isoform X2 encodes MVTADSKPDLTLPKTFACSAFAACVGEVCTIPLDTAKVRLQLQKSAIAGDVTLPKYRGLLGTVGTIAREEGLRSLWKGIVPGLHRQCLCGGLRIGMYEPVKNLYVGKDHVGDVPLSKKILAGLTTGALGIIVANPTDLVKVRLQAEGKLAAGVPKRYTGALNAYSTIVRQEGVRALWTGLGPNVARNAIINAAELASYDQVKQTILKIPGFTDNVVTHILSGLGAGFFAVCIGSPVDVVKSRMMGDSAYKNTIDCFVKTLQSDGPMAFYKGFIPNFGRLGSWNVIMFLTLEQAKKYVRELESSKK; translated from the exons ATGGTAACTGCTGATAGCAAACCCGACCTTACGTTGCCCAAAACTTTCGCCTGCAGTGCCTTCGCTGCCTGCGTCGGCGAG GTATGTACGATTCCGTTGGACACTGCCAAAGTTAGGCTTCAACTCCAAAAGTCTGCCATAGCTGGAGATGTTACGCTGCCTAAATACCGTGGACTGTTGGGAACTGTTGGTACCATTGCAAGGGAGGAAGGCCTTCGTTCACTATGGAAAGGTATTGTACCGGGACTGCATCGTCAGTGCCTCTGTGGAGGTCTAAGAATCGGAATGTATGAGCCG GTAAAAAACTTGTACGTAGGGAAAGACCATGTAGGTGATGTTCCGTTGAGCAAGAAAATCCTTGCTGGTTTGACAACAG GCGCTTTGGGTATCATAGTAGCGAATCCCACTGATCTTGTGAAAGTTAGACTTCAGGCTGAAGGAAAACTAGCGGCAGGTGTTCCAAAACGGTATACTGGAGCGCTGAATGCGTATTCAACAATTGTGAGACAG GAAGGAGTCCGAGCTCTTTGGACTGGTCTTGGACCAAATGTAGCACGAAACGCTATCATCAACGCTGCTGAATTAGCAAGTTACGATCAAGTGAAACAG aCAATCTTGAAGATTCCTGGTTTCACTGATAACGTTGTCACACATATTCTATCTGGACTGGGAGCAGGGTTCTTTGCTGTATGCATCGGTTCCCCTGTTGACGTG GTGAAATCAAGAATGATGGGTGATTCTGCTTACAAAAACACTATAGACTGCTTCGTCAAAACACTACAGAGCGAC GGTCCTATGGCATTTTACAAAGGCTTCATCCCCAACTTTGGACGCCTTGGCTCATGGAACGTCATCATGTTTTTGACACTTGAACAG GCAAAGAAGTATGTCCGGGAACTAGAATCGtccaaaaaataa
- the LOC103863263 gene encoding fructose-1,6-bisphosphatase, chloroplastic yields MAATAGTASSSHLLLSSSRHVAASPQPRILFPSLSGKRVAVGKNHHATGVRCMAVAADATAETKPAAKKKSGYELQTLTSWLLRQEMKGEIDTELTIVMSSIAMACKQIASLVQRAGISNLTGVQGAVNIQGEDQKKLDVVSNEVFSNCLRSSGRTGIIASEEEDVPVAVEESYSGNYVVVFDPLDGSSNIDAAVSTGSIFGIYSPNDECLPDNSDDTSALGSEEERCIVNVCQPGNNLLAAGYCMYSSSVIFVLTLGKGVFAFTLDPMYGEFVLTQENIEIPKAGKIYSFNEGNYQMWDENLKKYIDDLKDPGPSGKPYSARYIGSLVGDFHRTLLYGGIYGYPRDAKSKNGKLRLLYECAPMSFIVEQAGGKGSDGHQRVLDIQPTEIHQRVPLYIGSKEEVEKLEKYLA; encoded by the exons ATGGCAGCTACCGCCGGAACAGCATCATcgtctcatcttcttctctcaaGCTCTCGCCATGTGGCGGCCTCACCTCAGCCACGAATCCTTTTCCCATCTCTGAGCGGGAAACGAGTAGCAGTTGGGAAAAACCATCATGCTACTGGAGTGAGGTGTATGGCGGTTGCGGCGGATGCTACGGCGGAAACTAAACcggctgcaaagaagaagagtGGGTATGAGCTTCAGACACTCACGAGCTGGTTGCTGAGACAGGAGATGAAAGGGGAGATAGATACAGAGCTGACGATAGTTATGTCGAGCATAGCGATGGCATGTAAGCAGATCGCTTCGCTAGTTCAGCGCGCCGGAATCTCTAATCTGACGGGCGTTCAAGGAGCTGTTAACATTCAGGGAGAGGATCAGAAGAAGCTTGACGTCGTCTCTAATGAG GTGTTTTCGAACTGTTTGAGATCAAGTGGAAGAACGGGAATCATAGCGTCTGAGGAAGAGGATGTGCCAGTGGCTGTGGAGGAAAGTTACTCCGGCAACTACGTTGTCGTGTTTGACCCTCTTGACGGCTCCTCTAACATTGACGCCGCTGTCTCTACCGGTTCTATCTTTGGTATCTACAGCCCCAATGACGAGTGTCTACCCGACAACTCCGACGACACCTCTGCT CTTGGGTCAGAAGAAGAAAGGTGTATAGTAAACGTGTGCCAGCCAGGGAACAACTTGCTAGCAGCTGGCTACTGTATGTACTCAAGCTCAGTCATATTCGTTCTTACTTTAGGCAAAGGCGTTTTCGCCTTCACCCTCGACCCAATGTATGGAGAGTTCGTCCTAACTCAAGAGAATATTGAGATCCCGAAAGCCGGGAAAATCTACTCTTTCAACGAAGGGAACTACCAGATGTGGGACGAGAATCTGAAGAAGTACATTGATGATCTCAAGGATCCTGGTCCAAGTGGGAAGCCTTACTCAGCAAGGTACATTGGAAGTTTGGTCGGTGATTTTCATAGGACTTTGTTGTACGGTGGGATTTACGGGTACCCTCGTGACGCCAAGAGCAAAAACGGCAAGCTTAGGCTTTTGTATGAGTGTGCACCGATGAGTTTCATCGTTGAACAAGCCGGAGGTAAAGGATCAGATGGACACCAGAGAGTCCTAGATATCCAACCGACCGAG ATACATCAGAGGGTTCCACTCTACATTGGAAGCaaagaagaagtggagaagctgGAGAAGTACTTGGCTTGA
- the LOC103863264 gene encoding uncharacterized protein LOC103863264: protein MSYSSLKLPIFLILSSLLHAALGEDIICENLPTNMCAFSISASGKRCLLETANVAGEYTCRTSAVEVEGIVNHVESDECVAACGVDRKTVGISSDAMMEAGFAAKLCSPACLDYCPNILDLYFNLAAGEGAFLPDLCDAQRTNPHRSMLEMLSSGGAAPGPVSETAPGPVSDSSSPALAPAAM, encoded by the exons ATGTCTTATTCTTCCCTCAAATTGCCAATCTTTCTCATTCTCTCATCTCTTCTCCATGCTGCTTTAG GAGAAGACATCATATGCGAGAATCTGCCCACAAATATGTGCGCGTTCTCGATATCGGCCTCCGGGAAAAGATGTTTATTGGAGACAGCTAACGTCGCCGGAGAATACACTTGCCGGACTTCCGCGGTGGAGGTTGAAGGAATCGTAAACCACGTGGAGAGCGATGAGTGTGTAGCCGCTTGTGGTGTTGATCGGAAAACCGTAGGGATCTCCTCGGACGCAATGATGGAGGCAGGGTTCGCCGCTAAGCTTTGCTCTCCGGCTTGTTTGGATTATTGCCCTAATATCCTTGATCTTTATTTCAATCTTGCCGCCGGTGAAG GTGCATTTTTACCTGATCTGTGTGATGCTCAACGGACAAATCCCCACCGTTCGATGTTGGAAATGCTCAGTTCCGGCGGTGCGGCTCCTGGACCAGTTTCCGAGACTGCTCCAGGCCCTGTCTCCGACTCCTCATCCCCTGCTCTAGCTCCGGCTGCTATGTAA
- the LOC103863265 gene encoding uncharacterized protein LOC103863265: MSYSSLKLPIFLILSSLLHAALGEEIICENLPTSMCAFSISASGKRCLLETANVAGEYTCRNSAVEVKGIVNYVESDECVAACGVDRKTVGISSDAMMEPGFAAKLCSPACLDYCPNILDLYFNLAAGEGAFLPDLCDAQRTNPHRSMMEMFSSGGAPAPSSETAPGPVSDSSAPALAPAAM, encoded by the exons atGTCTTATTCTTCCCTCAAATTGCCAATCTTTCTCATTCTCTCATCTCTTCTCCATGCCGCTTTAG GGGAAGAAATCATTTGCGAGAATCTGCCCACTAGTATGTGCGCGTTCTCGATATCGGCTTCCGGGAAAAGATGTTTATTGGAGACAGCTAACGTCGCCGGAGAATACACTTGCCGGAATTCCGCGGTGGAGGTTAAAGGAATTGTAAACTACGTGGAGAGCGATGAGTGTGTAGCCGCTTGTGGTGTTGATCGGAAAACCGTAGGGATCTCCTCGGACGCAATGATGGAGCCAGGCTTCGCCGCTAAGCTTTGCTCTCCGGCTTGTTTGGATTATTGCCCTAACATTCTTGATCTTTATTTCAATCTCGCCGCCGGTGAAG GTGCATTTTTACCTGATCTGTGTGATGCTCAACGGACAAATCCACACCGTTCGATGATGGAAATGTTCAGTTCCGGCGGGGCTCCTGCGCCTTCTTCTGAGACTGCTCCAGGCCCTGTCTCCGACTCCTCAGCCCCTGCTCTAGCTCCGGCTGCTATGTAA
- the LOC103863378 gene encoding uncharacterized protein LOC103863378, whose translation MSHIDLEQGRIGDRQLSFRDSEDVVSCFHSNTYGYYDDDTDEYSSSVSSVSDESEKSVCRICKSEVGYGQGLIELGCSCKGDLAFSHRQCAETWFKLKGNQVCEICHSDARNVIGANEMVEEEEEEEEEEVMVVVEVEEEGVAAVGEDGESWWKRRMIVAENSSSKGSSSSTIQCPLLNDTNYTVWTIRMKVALKVYKVWETIDPGEDE comes from the exons ATGTCGCACATCGATTTAGAACAAGGAAGAATAGGAGATCGACAGCTATCGTTCAGAGACAGTGAAGATGTCGTTTCATGCTTCCACTCGAATACGTACGGATATTATGACGATGACACCGACGAGTATTCGAGCAGTGTCTCTTCGGTAAGTGATGAGTCAGAGAAGAGTGTGTGTAGGATTTGCAAATCGGAGGTTGGATACGGTCAGGGTTTGATTGAGTTGGGATGTTCGTGTAAGGGTGATCTGGCGTTTTCTCATCGACAATGTGCTGAGACTTGGTTCAAACTCAAAGGAAACCA AGTATGTGAGATTTGCCACTCGGATGCGAGGAACGTGATCGGCGCGAATGAAATggtagaggaggaggaggaagaggaggaggaggaggtgatGGTGGTGGTAGAGGTTGAGGAAGAAGGAGTGGCTGCGGTGGGGGAAGACGGAGAGAGCTGGTGGAAGCGGCGGATG ATCGTTGCAGAAAATAGCAGTTCGAAGGGGAGTAGCTCTTCGACGATACAATGTCCTCTTCTCAACGACACCAACTACACCGTATGGACGATACGGATGAAGGTAGCTTTAAAGGTTTACAAAGTATGGGAGACAATTGATCCAGGAGAAGATGAATGA